One Aegilops tauschii subsp. strangulata cultivar AL8/78 chromosome 7, Aet v6.0, whole genome shotgun sequence genomic window carries:
- the LOC141026934 gene encoding uncharacterized protein, which translates to MQLLIQNHNQNNNNPPPPPPVDNLTRFLRLNPPVFSSRTKPIVADDWLRKIGRELITAGCTDAEKVRFAAHQLDGPVASWWENYTTTFPMANVTWDQFQQAFRTAHVSAGAMSLKKREFRNLRQGNRSVGDYVEEFSKLSRYAPGDVADDAAKQEKFLEGLTDDLGLQLTVATFNNYQELVDKALILEGKQQQVENRKRKYGKGKYNSGVQQKPRYTPYSGNNGPGSGKYSGHTHHNHGGHSHHGGNGHNHNGHRNGNGNGGNSNQHQSNPATPAKKDLSHITCFKCGKTGHYATDYPEAKNGNGNGSYGGKKPNPFTRGQVNHVNVEEVYDQPDAVVGKANVVADALSRKSYVNTLTAGGLPQELIDDLRDLRLEIVPRGFVAAMEIQSTLLGKI; encoded by the exons ATGCAGCTACTCATCCAAAATCATAACcagaacaacaacaacccaccgccaccacccccgGTCGACAACCTTACCCGTTTCCTGAGGTTAAACCCACCAGTGTTCTCTAGCCGCACGAAGCCGATCGTTGCAGATGACTGGCTTCGCAAGATCGGAAGAGAGCTGATCACCGCAGGATGCACTGacgctgagaaggtgcgctttgctgCACATCAACTGGATGGACCAGTAGCCTcgtggtgggagaattacaccaCTACATTTCCCATGGCCAATGTTACTTGGGATCAGTTCCAGCAGGCGTTCCGTACCGCGCATGTTTCAGCCGGAGCGATGAgtctgaagaagcgtgagttccgcaacttacgccaaggaaaTCGTTCTGTTGGTGattatgtggaggaattcagcaAGTTATCCAGGTATGCTCCCGGAGACGTGGCCGATGATGCCGCTAAGCAGGAGAAATTTCTGGAGGGACTAACCGACGATTTGGGACTTCAGTTGACCGTGGCTACCTTTAACAATTATCAAGAGTTGGTCGACAAGGCTCTCATTCTggaaggcaagcagcagcaggTGGAGAATCGCAAGAGGAAGTACGGAAAGGGAAAGTACAACTCTGGTGTTCAGCAGAAGCCCCGCTATACCCCGTACTCGGGAAATAATGGACCAGGATCTGGCAAGTATAGTGGACACACTCACCATAACCATGGAGGACATTCACATCATGGAGGGAATGGACACAACCATAATGGCCATAggaatggcaatgggaacggaggaaacAGTAATCAGCACCAGTCCAACCCCGCTACACCGGCAAAGAAGGATCTGAGCcacattacctgtttcaagtgcgggaagactggacactacgccaccGATTACCCTGAGGCCAAGAACGGGAACGGTAATGGAAGCTATGGAGGCAAGAAGCCCAATCCCTTCACCAGAGGTCAGGTGAACCATGTCAATGTGGAGGAAGTTTATGACCAGCCTGACGCCGTTGTTG gaaaggccaatgttgtGGCAGATGCATTGAGCCGCAAGAGCTACGTCAATACCCTCACAGCAGGAGGATTACCTCAGGAGTTAATTGATGATCTCAGAGATCTTCGATTGGAGATAGTACCACGAGGTTTTGTTGCCGCAATGGAAATTCAATCCACTTTGTTGGGAAAGATCTGA